The following proteins are encoded in a genomic region of Lachnospiraceae bacterium KM106-2:
- a CDS encoding branched-chain amino acid transport ATP-binding protein LivG → MALLEVKNLGISFGGLRAVDGCNMKVERGDLYGLIGPNGAGKTTVFNLLTGVYRPTEGNIYLEGKSIVGMMPHQIAKEGIARTFQNIRLFHKMSVIDNVKAALHNQIEYSFVEGVLRLPAYYKKERRIQEVSEELLGIFQLEEYATQRADSLPYGSQRKLEIARALATKPKLLLLDEPAAGMNPNETEELMRTMEIIRNRFQVTILLIEHDMRFVAGICNKITVLNFGTVLAMGEPKQVLQDSRVITAYLGD, encoded by the coding sequence ATGGCCCTGCTTGAAGTGAAGAATTTGGGAATCTCATTCGGAGGATTACGTGCAGTGGATGGCTGTAATATGAAGGTTGAGAGGGGGGATCTGTATGGATTGATCGGTCCTAATGGAGCAGGAAAAACAACAGTATTTAATCTGCTGACAGGAGTATATCGACCAACAGAGGGAAACATATATTTAGAGGGAAAGTCCATTGTCGGAATGATGCCCCATCAGATTGCAAAAGAAGGAATTGCAAGAACCTTTCAGAATATCCGATTGTTTCATAAGATGAGTGTGATTGATAATGTAAAGGCTGCATTACATAATCAGATAGAATATTCGTTTGTGGAGGGAGTTCTGCGACTCCCTGCCTATTATAAAAAAGAAAGGAGGATCCAAGAGGTTTCAGAAGAGTTACTTGGTATATTTCAACTAGAGGAGTATGCCACTCAGAGAGCGGACAGTCTTCCTTATGGAAGTCAGAGAAAACTGGAGATAGCCAGGGCTTTAGCAACTAAGCCAAAATTATTGTTACTGGACGAGCCGGCAGCAGGAATGAATCCAAATGAAACTGAGGAACTAATGAGAACTATGGAAATTATCAGGAATCGTTTTCAAGTTACGATTCTGTTGATTGAGCATGATATGAGATTTGTTGCAGGAATTTGCAACAAGATTACGGTGTTAAACTTTGGAACTGTATTGGCTATGGGTGAACCTAAGCAGGTGTTACAAGATTCAAGAGTGATCACAGCGTACTTAGGAGATTGA
- a CDS encoding branched-chain amino acid transport ATP-binding protein LivF yields the protein MAMLKVCDLQVYYGVIHAIKGVSFDVNQGEIIALIGANGAGKTTILHTITGLLPAKRGIIEFEGKDLRRVPAHKIVDMGMAHVPEGRRIFSELSVYENLKLGAYQNHDRSRTQELLEKVYKRFPRLRERRNQIGGTLSGGEQQMLAIGRALMSHPKIILMDEPSMGLSPILVNEIFGIIREISHTGTTVLLVEQNAKKALEIANRAYVIETGKIATAGNATDLIRDESVKKAYLGE from the coding sequence ATGGCAATGTTAAAGGTATGTGATTTACAGGTCTATTATGGTGTTATTCATGCGATTAAAGGTGTATCTTTTGATGTGAATCAAGGTGAGATCATTGCACTTATTGGAGCAAACGGAGCAGGCAAGACAACTATCTTACATACGATTACAGGCTTGCTTCCGGCAAAAAGAGGAATTATTGAATTTGAAGGAAAAGACTTAAGAAGGGTACCTGCGCACAAGATTGTGGATATGGGGATGGCTCATGTTCCGGAAGGAAGAAGGATCTTCTCAGAGTTAAGTGTATATGAGAACTTAAAACTTGGGGCTTATCAGAATCATGATCGATCACGTACGCAGGAGCTTTTAGAGAAGGTATACAAGAGATTCCCAAGATTAAGAGAAAGGAGGAATCAGATCGGAGGAACACTTTCTGGAGGTGAGCAGCAGATGCTTGCGATCGGAAGGGCATTGATGTCACATCCTAAGATCATTTTAATGGATGAGCCAAGTATGGGGCTTTCGCCAATTTTAGTAAATGAGATTTTTGGTATTATACGTGAGATCAGTCATACAGGCACTACAGTTCTTCTTGTAGAGCAAAATGCAAAGAAAGCATTAGAGATCGCAAACCGAGCATATGTGATTGAAACAGGGAAAATTGCGACCGCAGGAAATGCAACAGATCTCATTAGAGATGAATCAGTCAAAAAGGCTTATTTGGGAGAATAG
- a CDS encoding cytidylate kinase, translating to MKQYVITIARGYGSGGRTIGKMLSCQLGIGYYDRELLKLASDKSGINEELFARADEQVKSSILYKIARRTYSGELIPPDREDFISNDNLFTYQARVIKELAKEQTCVIVGRCADHILREQENVIRVFVHAPLNDCIERLYEMYGEEKEELERKIRTIDKRRAAYYSYYTNQRWEDAYNYDLCINTSRLTFEEGVELIVDYLKIKGLL from the coding sequence ATGAAGCAATATGTCATTACCATTGCAAGAGGATATGGAAGTGGAGGACGTACCATTGGAAAAATGTTGTCCTGCCAGCTTGGAATTGGTTATTATGACAGAGAATTATTAAAGTTGGCTTCTGATAAAAGTGGAATTAATGAAGAATTATTTGCGAGGGCAGATGAACAGGTAAAAAGCAGTATTCTATATAAAATAGCAAGGAGAACTTATTCTGGAGAGTTGATTCCACCAGATAGAGAGGACTTTATATCCAATGATAATCTTTTTACCTATCAGGCAAGGGTGATCAAAGAACTTGCGAAGGAACAGACTTGTGTCATCGTGGGAAGATGTGCAGATCATATTTTACGAGAGCAGGAGAATGTCATTCGTGTATTTGTTCATGCTCCGTTAAATGATTGTATTGAGCGGTTATATGAGATGTATGGTGAAGAGAAAGAGGAGTTAGAGCGAAAAATCAGGACAATTGATAAGAGAAGAGCCGCGTATTATAGTTATTATACGAATCAGAGGTGGGAGGATGCCTATAATTATGATCTTTGCATAAATACAAGCAGACTGACTTTTGAAGAGGGAGTGGAATTAATCGTTGATTACTTAAAAATTAAAGGCTTATTATGA
- a CDS encoding biosynthetic aromatic amino acid aminotransferase alpha — translation MIAKEMITYVENSSVIRKMFEEGNEMAKQYGAENVFDFSLGNPSVEPPKEVKEAIISILNMESPNLVHGYMNNSGFEDVREAIALSVNEKYNTHFSKENILMTVGAAGGLNVIFKTLLDPEDEVITFAPYFGEYRSYVKNFHGKLIAVSPNTIDFQPNLEELEQKITKRTKAVLINTPNNPTGVVYTKETLEKMADILLKKEEEYKKSIYLISDEPYRELVYDGVEVPYVTHFYHNAIVGYSYSKSLSLPGERIGYLVLPDELDDFSQVVAAANVANRILGFVNAPSLQQRVVARCLNAKVEVDIYNRNRELLYEKLTEYGYECVKPQGAFYLWVKMLGDDESAFVEAAKKHNILVVPGSAFGCAGYVRIAYCVDYEMIERALPGFESVAKEYKESR, via the coding sequence ATGATTGCAAAAGAAATGATTACATATGTGGAAAATAGTTCAGTGATTCGAAAGATGTTTGAAGAAGGAAATGAAATGGCAAAGCAATATGGAGCTGAGAATGTATTTGATTTTAGTCTTGGTAATCCCAGTGTAGAGCCGCCTAAAGAAGTTAAAGAGGCTATAATATCAATATTAAATATGGAATCTCCTAATCTGGTTCATGGTTATATGAACAACTCAGGCTTTGAAGATGTTCGAGAAGCGATTGCATTATCTGTTAATGAAAAATATAATACCCATTTTTCAAAAGAAAATATTTTAATGACAGTTGGTGCGGCAGGAGGTCTAAACGTAATTTTTAAGACATTATTAGATCCTGAAGATGAAGTTATTACCTTTGCACCTTACTTTGGAGAATATCGAAGTTATGTAAAGAATTTTCATGGAAAGTTAATTGCAGTAAGTCCTAACACGATTGATTTTCAACCAAATCTAGAGGAATTAGAACAAAAGATTACGAAGAGAACCAAAGCGGTTTTGATCAATACACCAAATAATCCGACTGGAGTTGTTTATACCAAAGAGACATTAGAAAAGATGGCAGATATTCTATTAAAAAAGGAAGAGGAATACAAGAAATCTATCTATTTGATCTCAGATGAACCATATCGAGAGTTGGTTTATGATGGAGTAGAAGTACCATATGTAACACACTTTTATCATAATGCAATAGTAGGATATTCTTATAGTAAATCATTATCACTACCCGGAGAGAGAATCGGTTATCTTGTTCTACCAGATGAGCTAGATGACTTTTCGCAAGTAGTGGCTGCAGCGAATGTAGCTAATCGAATTCTTGGTTTTGTAAATGCTCCTTCCCTACAGCAACGAGTTGTGGCAAGATGTCTTAATGCCAAGGTAGAAGTAGATATTTATAATCGTAATAGAGAGTTACTTTACGAAAAACTTACGGAGTATGGATATGAATGCGTTAAGCCACAAGGAGCGTTTTACTTATGGGTTAAAATGTTAGGAGATGATGAGAGCGCTTTTGTTGAGGCCGCAAAAAAACATAATATACTTGTAGTGCCAGGGAGCGCATTTGGATGCGCAGGATATGTCCGAATCGCATATTGTGTAGATTATGAAATGATAGAGCGAGCTTTACCTGGTTTTGAATCGGTTGCAAAAGAATATAAAGAATCGAGGTAG
- a CDS encoding histidinol-phosphate aminotransferase → MKAWERNIRSVEPYVPGEQPKEKNVIKLNTNESPYPPSPKVTQVQKELDTEVFRLYPDTEANPLAKELAGYYGMNEDQVFVGVGSDDVLGMAFMTFFNSDKPILFPDITYSFYDVWAELYRIPYEQPKLNNNFKIQKEDYYKENGGVVIANPNAPTSIGESKDFIEDIVKHNQDVVVIVDEAYVDFGGESVLSLVDQYENLLVVQTFSKSRAMAGMRIGYCFGNKDLIQAMKNVKYSYNSYTMNMPSILTGIAAIKDDTYFHEMVAKIVKTRDQAKERFEELGFHVLDSKTNFLFVSHQAIPATEIFTYLKAKRIFVRHFDKPRINNYLRVTIGTDEQMETLFQNLKTYINEYHKH, encoded by the coding sequence ATGAAAGCATGGGAAAGAAATATTCGTTCAGTAGAACCATATGTACCAGGCGAACAGCCAAAGGAAAAGAATGTGATCAAGCTAAATACAAATGAGAGTCCGTATCCACCTTCTCCTAAGGTGACGCAGGTACAGAAGGAGCTTGATACGGAAGTATTTCGGCTATATCCAGATACAGAAGCCAATCCACTTGCGAAAGAGTTAGCCGGTTATTATGGGATGAACGAAGATCAAGTATTTGTTGGTGTAGGGAGTGATGATGTACTAGGAATGGCATTTATGACTTTCTTTAACTCCGACAAGCCAATCTTATTTCCGGATATTACGTATTCCTTTTATGATGTGTGGGCAGAGTTATATCGGATTCCATATGAACAGCCAAAGTTAAATAATAATTTTAAAATACAGAAGGAAGATTATTATAAAGAAAATGGCGGTGTTGTTATTGCAAATCCAAATGCCCCTACTTCAATCGGAGAATCCAAGGACTTTATTGAGGATATTGTGAAGCATAATCAAGATGTAGTCGTAATTGTAGATGAAGCATATGTTGATTTTGGAGGAGAAAGCGTGCTATCGCTGGTTGATCAATATGAGAACTTACTCGTTGTTCAGACATTTTCTAAATCAAGAGCGATGGCAGGAATGAGAATTGGATATTGTTTTGGTAACAAGGATTTAATCCAGGCAATGAAGAATGTGAAGTATTCCTACAATTCATATACAATGAATATGCCTTCAATTCTAACTGGAATTGCAGCGATAAAAGATGATACCTATTTTCATGAAATGGTTGCAAAGATCGTAAAGACAAGGGATCAGGCAAAGGAGCGATTTGAAGAACTAGGATTTCATGTGTTGGATTCAAAAACGAATTTCCTTTTTGTTTCTCATCAAGCTATCCCTGCAACTGAAATTTTTACATATCTAAAAGCAAAAAGAATATTTGTCCGTCATTTTGATAAGCCAAGGATCAATAACTATCTAAGAGTCACAATTGGAACGGATGAGCAAATGGAAACGTTATTTCAAAATTTAAAAACATATATTAATGAATATCACAAGCATTAA
- a CDS encoding response regulator — MKILIVEDDFASRKFMLHFLSKYGECDVTVDGSEAIEAFEMGLESEETYDLVCLDIMMPNMDGYEALRRIRELEKEKNIPEEKSAKVIMTTALSDGRNVKKAFDLGCVAYAGKPIDEQKFVNVLKKLKLIE, encoded by the coding sequence ATGAAGATACTAATAGTTGAAGATGATTTTGCAAGCCGGAAGTTCATGCTGCATTTTTTATCTAAGTATGGTGAATGTGATGTAACGGTGGACGGAAGTGAAGCAATTGAAGCATTTGAAATGGGATTGGAATCAGAAGAAACTTATGACCTTGTCTGTTTAGACATCATGATGCCTAATATGGATGGCTATGAGGCTTTGCGTAGAATTCGAGAATTGGAGAAAGAAAAGAATATTCCAGAGGAGAAAAGTGCAAAGGTGATCATGACAACTGCTCTGAGCGATGGGCGAAATGTGAAGAAAGCATTTGACCTTGGATGCGTTGCTTATGCAGGAAAGCCAATTGATGAACAGAAATTCGTAAATGTATTAAAGAAATTAAAATTAATTGAATAA
- a CDS encoding substrate-specific component PdxU2 of predicted pyridoxin-related ECF transporter: MTSNKTVRLVITALFAALTYVATTLIQIPSPMSGYIHLGDGFVLLSGLVLGPFYGGLAAGIGSMLADLLSGYGHYVPGTFVIKFLAAFACGWIFSLLKKRGNVKNLSTLAGIVGGMAGMVIVVIGYFFYSSLFLGKGIAAISSIPGNILQGITGTVVATLLFPVLYKLPTVQTFLEKAK, from the coding sequence ATGACATCGAATAAAACAGTTCGTCTTGTTATTACCGCACTTTTTGCAGCACTTACATATGTTGCAACCACACTGATACAGATTCCTTCTCCTATGAGCGGATATATACACCTTGGTGATGGATTTGTTCTATTATCTGGACTTGTATTAGGACCTTTTTATGGTGGTCTAGCTGCTGGTATTGGATCTATGCTCGCAGACCTTCTTTCAGGCTACGGGCATTATGTACCTGGAACTTTTGTCATCAAATTTCTCGCAGCCTTTGCATGTGGCTGGATTTTTAGTCTACTAAAAAAGCGAGGCAATGTAAAGAATTTATCTACATTAGCCGGGATCGTAGGCGGTATGGCTGGAATGGTGATCGTAGTAATTGGTTATTTCTTTTACTCATCATTATTTCTGGGCAAAGGAATTGCTGCGATCAGTAGCATCCCAGGTAACATTCTGCAAGGAATAACCGGAACAGTAGTTGCAACTCTACTATTTCCTGTTCTATATAAACTCCCAACCGTACAGACCTTCCTTGAAAAAGCGAAATAG
- a CDS encoding iron-sulfur cluster regulator IscR → MKVSTKGIYAIEAMVDLAIHSQDKVESIKNIAARRNLSEKYLEQIIGLLRRADLIKSTRGATGGYQLAKSPKEITMLEILQATEKNLMPVECLYKETDCGIDCDKCATRKVWKDLWEIIEKAGNEVTVYDVIKQSENYPTQGEIEYYI, encoded by the coding sequence ATGAAAGTATCAACCAAGGGAATTTATGCGATAGAAGCAATGGTAGATTTAGCAATTCACTCACAAGATAAGGTAGAGAGTATTAAAAATATAGCAGCAAGAAGAAATCTGTCTGAAAAATATTTAGAGCAGATCATCGGGTTATTGCGAAGAGCAGATCTCATTAAGAGTACTCGAGGTGCAACTGGTGGATATCAATTAGCTAAATCACCAAAAGAAATAACTATGCTAGAGATTTTACAGGCCACAGAGAAGAATCTTATGCCGGTGGAATGCTTATATAAAGAAACCGATTGTGGAATTGATTGCGATAAATGTGCAACAAGAAAGGTCTGGAAGGATCTTTGGGAGATCATCGAGAAAGCAGGAAATGAAGTGACTGTTTACGATGTTATCAAGCAAAGTGAGAATTACCCAACACAGGGAGAAATTGAATATTATATTTAA